A genomic window from Euzebya rosea includes:
- a CDS encoding complex I subunit 1/NuoH family protein, whose protein sequence is MESVLALDNFWLALLLKLAGCVVFFLTIPLVAGYQEHKVMAFMQNRLGPMEAGPFGALQLVADGIKFIQKEDIRPATADKWVFNLAPGVVLIPTLLMIVVIPLSPGGFAEALDIGIFFALAVSSVSVVGVMMAAWGSASKYSLIGGLREAAQLIAYEIPLFLAAAAVVMQAGTMSMVGIVEAQASYTAFGIPVPYAVPQVIGLFVFSCAVLAELNRPPFDMPIADSEVIAGHMTEYSGLRFAFFLLTEFAGMVVFSAFIVVMYLGGWYIWPGVPMPDNEVLANLLGTAVTLGKILLLVGVMTWLRSTYPRLREDQLQKFAWTVMIPLAILQIVVVAIFKVVA, encoded by the coding sequence ATGGAATCAGTCCTCGCACTCGACAACTTCTGGCTTGCGCTTCTGCTGAAGCTGGCCGGTTGTGTCGTGTTCTTCCTGACCATCCCCTTGGTGGCTGGGTACCAGGAACACAAGGTCATGGCGTTCATGCAGAACCGCCTCGGGCCCATGGAAGCCGGCCCGTTCGGTGCCCTGCAGCTCGTCGCCGACGGCATCAAGTTCATCCAGAAGGAGGACATCCGCCCGGCCACGGCCGACAAGTGGGTGTTCAACCTGGCCCCGGGTGTCGTGCTGATCCCGACCCTCCTGATGATCGTCGTCATCCCCCTGTCGCCCGGCGGGTTCGCCGAGGCCCTCGACATCGGCATCTTCTTCGCCCTCGCGGTGTCCTCGGTGTCGGTCGTCGGTGTGATGATGGCCGCCTGGGGGTCGGCGTCGAAGTACTCCCTGATCGGTGGCCTGCGCGAAGCGGCCCAGCTGATCGCCTACGAGATCCCCCTGTTCCTGGCCGCCGCCGCCGTGGTGATGCAGGCCGGCACGATGTCCATGGTGGGCATCGTCGAGGCCCAGGCGAGCTACACCGCCTTCGGCATCCCCGTGCCCTACGCCGTGCCGCAGGTCATCGGGCTGTTCGTCTTCTCCTGCGCGGTGCTCGCCGAGCTGAACCGGCCGCCCTTCGACATGCCGATCGCCGACTCGGAGGTGATCGCGGGGCACATGACGGAGTACTCCGGCCTGCGCTTCGCCTTCTTCCTGCTGACCGAGTTCGCGGGCATGGTCGTCTTCAGCGCCTTCATCGTCGTGATGTACCTGGGTGGCTGGTACATCTGGCCGGGCGTTCCCATGCCCGACAACGAGGTGCTGGCCAACCTGCTCGGCACGGCCGTCACCCTCGGCAAGATCCTCCTCCTGGTCGGTGTGATGACGTGGCTGCGGTCCACCTATCCGCGTCTCCGCGAGGACCAGCTCCAGAAGTTCGCGTGGACCGTCATGATCCCCCTCGCAATCCTGCAGATCGTCGTCGTGGCGATCTTCAAGGTGGTCGCATAG
- a CDS encoding NADH-quinone oxidoreductase subunit J, with protein MDLQLADYWMLLTFILGGAAALLVVVSKNVVHSALYLVIALLSVAGVFLLLGAEFLAWTQVLVYAGAVIVLILFGLMLTRAPIGPIREDSENTRLAFGVAAALFVFMMVVIVGSFGDTRLELVPTLTIDLASFLYVEWAFPLLALGFLLTVALVGAVIIARQEVGEGPDPVDGDYIDRSEVPAAREGDSWAEPGAFVRERQSPAAISGKADS; from the coding sequence ATGGACCTGCAGCTCGCCGACTACTGGATGCTGCTGACCTTCATCCTCGGTGGCGCCGCCGCGCTGCTGGTGGTGGTCAGCAAGAACGTCGTCCACTCCGCGCTGTACCTCGTCATCGCGCTGCTGAGCGTGGCCGGCGTGTTCCTGCTGCTGGGCGCGGAGTTCCTCGCCTGGACCCAGGTGCTGGTCTACGCCGGCGCGGTGATCGTGCTGATCCTCTTCGGGCTCATGCTGACCCGTGCCCCCATCGGTCCGATCCGCGAGGACTCCGAGAACACGCGGCTTGCCTTCGGGGTCGCCGCGGCGCTCTTCGTGTTCATGATGGTCGTCATCGTCGGCAGCTTCGGCGACACCCGCCTGGAGCTGGTGCCGACGCTCACGATCGACCTGGCCAGCTTCCTCTACGTCGAGTGGGCCTTCCCGCTCCTGGCGCTCGGCTTCCTGCTGACCGTCGCCCTGGTCGGTGCGGTCATCATCGCCCGCCAGGAGGTCGGCGAGGGCCCCGACCCGGTCGACGGGGACTACATCGACCGTTCCGAGGTCCCGGCCGCCCGCGAGGGCGACAGCTGGGCCGAGCCGGGTGCCTTCGTGCGTGAGAGGCAGTCACCGGCTGCCATCAGCGGAAAGGCGGACTCCTAG
- the nuoK gene encoding NADH-quinone oxidoreductase subunit NuoK, which yields MLAVFPLAFAALLFCLGVYGVLARRNAVLVLMSVEMMLAAVTINLVTFGAFGATNGDLILTGQIFALFVLAVGAAEVGIGLAIILLLYRNRASVNIDDADLMRY from the coding sequence GTGCTTGCCGTGTTCCCCCTGGCCTTCGCGGCCCTGCTGTTCTGCCTGGGCGTCTACGGCGTCCTGGCCCGCCGCAACGCGGTGCTGGTGCTGATGAGCGTGGAGATGATGCTCGCCGCCGTCACCATCAACCTGGTCACCTTCGGCGCCTTCGGTGCCACCAACGGCGACCTGATCCTCACCGGCCAGATCTTCGCGCTGTTCGTCCTCGCGGTGGGTGCCGCCGAGGTCGGCATCGGCCTGGCCATCATCCTCCTGCTCTACCGCAACCGCGCCAGCGTCAACATCGACGACGCTGACCTGATGCGCTACTAG
- the nuoL gene encoding NADH-quinone oxidoreductase subunit L, translating into MISDYAWLIPVLPAISAVLTLLFGKKMKGKGAEFGITALALAFVLSVLVAVEVFSANVQAVADLEEYHHSEEGDHAEDEDHAEEGGATDGEHAEDEEHADEAEHTEETSLRQGSPLDGVMVAAAGLEGLDLATEGGEAIEIPEGIHSFVNEGSLSLGQLGGDFELEAGQRIDGLAAMMFLLVTFVSLMVHIYSTGYMKGEPRYTYYFTLLSLFTMSMLIMVIANNMLQLLVGWELVGVCSFLLIGFYWEGRSNQHAAQKAFLTTKFGDVGLMVGVVSLWAQFGTFNIGEMIDMATHAEQAGGAPLETGLLTFGLISLFVGAIGKSAQFPLQTWLPDAMAGPTPVSALIHAATMVTAGIFLVARIYPVYQLSPAALTVIAVIGAITLFSMGFLALVQDDIKRVLAYSTVSQLGYMVAALAFSYTAGIFHLFTHGFFKALLFLASGSVIHAVHSNDMVNMGGLRKYMPATFWTWIIGTLALAAIFPLAGFWSKDEVLAGAFTKMGYTGNLVWILGALGGFVTAFYMARATTMTFFGDYRGTIDDTHPAPHESPRSMKWPLIALSVPALGIGFINLPFDFAHSWGFAAWTMPSLEYFEGHPPHFYWSLAIGSTVLGLAGLAAGYFMYRTYKAPAEDPFNNLGLVTTVLQRKYFLDDLYSGLIMTTIRDRISPAVYWINDNVIDRVVYLAGIGTRSLGRGVYRVVDQKVIDGAVNGAGTGANWSGGLIKFAQSGNVQFYAGAMFIGVFVFAVLFAAAA; encoded by the coding sequence ATGATCTCTGACTACGCATGGTTGATCCCGGTGCTGCCGGCGATCTCGGCGGTCCTGACCCTGCTCTTCGGCAAGAAGATGAAGGGCAAGGGCGCCGAGTTCGGCATCACCGCGCTGGCCCTTGCCTTCGTCCTGTCGGTGCTGGTCGCCGTCGAGGTGTTCTCCGCCAACGTCCAGGCCGTCGCCGACCTCGAGGAGTACCACCACTCCGAGGAGGGTGACCACGCCGAGGACGAGGACCACGCCGAGGAGGGTGGAGCGACCGACGGCGAGCACGCCGAGGACGAGGAGCACGCCGACGAGGCAGAGCACACCGAGGAGACCTCGCTGCGCCAGGGCTCCCCGCTCGACGGCGTGATGGTCGCCGCAGCCGGCCTCGAGGGGCTTGACCTGGCCACCGAGGGGGGCGAGGCGATCGAGATCCCCGAGGGCATCCACAGCTTCGTCAACGAGGGATCGTTGTCGCTGGGCCAGCTCGGCGGCGACTTCGAGCTGGAGGCCGGACAGCGCATCGACGGCCTCGCCGCGATGATGTTCCTGCTGGTCACCTTCGTCAGCCTGATGGTGCACATCTACTCCACGGGCTACATGAAGGGCGAGCCCCGCTACACCTACTACTTCACGCTGCTCAGCCTGTTCACCATGTCGATGCTGATCATGGTGATCGCCAACAACATGCTGCAGCTGCTGGTCGGCTGGGAGCTGGTCGGCGTCTGCTCGTTCCTGCTGATCGGCTTCTACTGGGAGGGGCGCTCAAACCAGCACGCCGCCCAGAAGGCCTTCCTGACGACCAAGTTCGGCGACGTCGGCCTCATGGTCGGTGTGGTCTCGCTCTGGGCACAGTTCGGCACGTTCAACATCGGCGAGATGATCGACATGGCCACCCACGCCGAGCAGGCGGGGGGTGCGCCCCTCGAGACGGGCCTGCTGACCTTCGGCCTGATCTCGCTGTTCGTGGGTGCGATCGGCAAGTCCGCGCAGTTCCCCCTGCAGACCTGGCTGCCCGACGCCATGGCCGGTCCGACGCCCGTGTCGGCCCTGATCCACGCGGCCACCATGGTGACCGCCGGCATCTTCCTGGTCGCGCGGATCTATCCCGTCTACCAGCTCTCGCCCGCCGCCCTGACCGTCATCGCGGTCATCGGTGCCATCACGCTGTTCTCGATGGGCTTCCTCGCCCTGGTGCAGGACGACATCAAGCGCGTGCTGGCCTACTCCACGGTGTCGCAGCTGGGCTACATGGTCGCGGCGCTGGCCTTCAGCTACACGGCCGGCATCTTCCACCTCTTCACCCACGGGTTCTTCAAGGCCCTGCTGTTCCTCGCGTCCGGATCGGTCATCCACGCGGTCCACTCCAACGACATGGTCAACATGGGTGGCCTGCGCAAGTACATGCCCGCCACCTTCTGGACGTGGATCATCGGCACCCTGGCCCTGGCGGCGATCTTCCCGCTCGCCGGCTTCTGGTCCAAGGACGAGGTGCTCGCGGGCGCCTTCACCAAGATGGGCTACACCGGCAACCTCGTCTGGATCCTGGGCGCGCTCGGTGGCTTCGTGACCGCCTTCTACATGGCGCGCGCCACGACGATGACCTTCTTCGGTGACTACCGGGGCACGATCGACGACACCCACCCGGCGCCGCACGAGTCGCCGCGGTCCATGAAGTGGCCGCTGATCGCCCTGTCGGTCCCGGCGCTCGGCATCGGGTTCATCAACCTCCCGTTCGACTTCGCGCACTCGTGGGGCTTCGCGGCGTGGACCATGCCGTCCCTGGAGTACTTCGAGGGGCACCCGCCGCACTTCTACTGGAGCCTCGCGATCGGTTCCACGGTGCTCGGCCTCGCCGGCCTGGCTGCCGGGTACTTCATGTACCGGACCTACAAGGCACCGGCGGAGGACCCGTTCAACAACCTCGGGCTGGTCACCACCGTCCTCCAGCGCAAGTACTTCCTGGACGACCTGTACTCCGGCCTGATCATGACCACCATCCGCGACCGGATCAGCCCGGCCGTCTACTGGATCAACGACAACGTGATCGACCGGGTCGTGTACCTGGCCGGCATCGGCACCCGGAGCCTCGGCCGCGGCGTGTACCGGGTCGTGGACCAGAAGGTCATCGACGGCGCGGTCAACGGCGCCGGTACCGGCGCCAACTGGTCCGGTGGCCTGATCAAGTTCGCACAGTCAGGCAACGTGCAGTTCTATGCCGGCGCGATGTTCATCGGCGTCTTCGTCTTCGCAGTGCTGTTCGCAGCGGCTGCATAA
- a CDS encoding complex I subunit 4 family protein: MFWSDWAITLTLFTPLIGAIAIALIPSKSEESAKPVALVVSVIGFALSLGILAGYDFGASGLQYEVNIPWIDAVGARYHIGIDGISLPLFVLSYLLTFLCSVYAYHHIEAPGKPKAFLALMLLLQTGMAGTFIAFDLILFFIFWELVLVPMYFMIGVWGGPRREYAAVKFFLYTLFGSVFMLVAFLALRFTGNTFDIVALSELGQSGAFSETFQRLAFLGIFLGFAIKVPMWPFHTWLPDAHTEAPTVGSVLLAGILLKMGTYGFVRIAIPILPEGAIDFAPIIGVLSVIAIIYGALCCLAQTDLKRLIAFSSVGHMGFVMLGIATLTPVGINAAIFGMIAHGVITGMLFFVVGSMKERYHTRDIAEIGGGVLQTMPKMAAVFTFVSIASLGLPGLAGFPGEFGALLSAFQPAAALEAGGLLTLYRVLMVLAAFGTVLTAGYFLYMLQRINMGSAPKRWLEAGLADISVIEWGTWLPLLAMTLLLGVLPFLVWGITTPDVNEIMSFFSG, from the coding sequence ATGTTCTGGTCCGACTGGGCAATCACCCTCACCCTCTTCACGCCGCTGATCGGCGCGATCGCCATCGCGCTGATCCCCAGCAAGTCCGAGGAGTCCGCCAAGCCCGTTGCGCTTGTCGTCTCCGTCATCGGCTTCGCGCTGAGCCTGGGGATCCTCGCCGGGTACGACTTCGGGGCCTCGGGCCTGCAGTACGAGGTCAACATCCCCTGGATCGACGCGGTCGGCGCGCGGTACCACATCGGTATCGACGGGATCTCGCTGCCGCTGTTCGTGCTGAGCTACCTGCTGACGTTCCTGTGCAGCGTGTACGCCTACCACCACATCGAGGCGCCCGGGAAGCCCAAGGCCTTCCTCGCCCTGATGCTGCTGCTGCAGACGGGCATGGCCGGCACCTTCATCGCCTTCGACCTGATCCTGTTCTTCATCTTCTGGGAGCTGGTCCTGGTCCCGATGTACTTCATGATCGGCGTCTGGGGTGGCCCGCGTCGTGAGTACGCGGCGGTCAAGTTCTTCCTCTACACGCTGTTCGGCTCGGTCTTCATGCTGGTCGCCTTCCTGGCGCTGCGGTTCACCGGCAACACCTTCGACATCGTCGCCCTGTCCGAGCTCGGCCAGTCCGGCGCGTTCAGCGAGACCTTCCAGCGCCTGGCGTTCCTGGGCATCTTCCTCGGCTTCGCCATCAAGGTCCCGATGTGGCCGTTCCACACCTGGCTGCCGGACGCCCACACCGAGGCCCCCACCGTCGGATCGGTCCTGCTGGCCGGCATCCTGCTGAAGATGGGCACCTACGGGTTCGTGCGGATCGCCATCCCGATCCTCCCCGAGGGCGCGATCGACTTCGCGCCGATCATCGGTGTGCTCAGCGTCATCGCGATCATCTACGGGGCGCTCTGCTGCCTCGCGCAGACCGACCTGAAGCGCCTGATCGCCTTCTCCTCCGTCGGCCACATGGGCTTCGTGATGCTCGGCATCGCGACCCTGACCCCCGTCGGCATCAACGCGGCGATCTTCGGGATGATCGCCCACGGCGTCATCACCGGCATGCTCTTCTTCGTTGTCGGTTCGATGAAGGAGCGCTACCACACCCGTGACATCGCCGAGATCGGTGGTGGTGTGCTGCAGACGATGCCGAAGATGGCCGCGGTCTTCACCTTCGTGTCGATCGCCTCGCTGGGCCTTCCCGGCCTGGCCGGCTTCCCCGGCGAGTTCGGCGCCCTGCTGTCGGCCTTCCAGCCGGCGGCAGCCCTCGAGGCCGGCGGCCTGCTGACCCTCTACCGCGTCCTCATGGTCCTGGCGGCCTTCGGCACCGTGCTGACCGCCGGCTACTTCCTCTACATGCTGCAGCGCATCAACATGGGCTCCGCACCCAAGCGGTGGCTGGAGGCCGGCCTGGCCGACATCTCCGTCATCGAGTGGGGCACCTGGCTGCCCCTGCTGGCCATGACGCTGCTGCTGGGCGTCCTCCCGTTCCTCGTCTGGGGCATCACCACCCCCGACGTGAACGAGATCATGTCGTTCTTCAGCGGCTGA
- a CDS encoding NADH-quinone oxidoreductase subunit N, whose translation MDLDPKLIDWVSLTPELILLTTTFVVLLTEPFLPRNKVWIVNPISIIGVLGSLAAVIGLAIDGTDRRSFGNMFVVDNYALLFKGFFLAGGLLILLLSWRYFQEIRTYQGEYYFLLLASYVGMLLMPSARDLVMVFIALEIVSVPGFVMAGLRKFDLKSNEGALKFFLFGVLSVAVLLFGASIVYGFTGTTDLVLLGERLGAFAGDPMVLAALLFVIVGFGFKISAVPFHFWAPDTYEGAPLPVTAFLSVLSKAAGMAGLLQVCFIAFEPLADVWAPILAIIAIVTMTLGNLTAMQQSNIVRLLAYSSVSTGGFILVPFGIVQTGAADINSQAFSAVMVYLLVYSVMNIGAFAVVTAVARTRPGKQISDFAGLGLTQPGLAVPLTLFLVALTGIPPLVGWYAKFVILLAVAQPLNAIGVVLAAAIVVNSVIGAFYYLRVARTMWMDAPPEGAARVRPGAPLWVAIGGLAVAAVVLGLLPQAFAGFAEMSTLVAAGS comes from the coding sequence ATGGATCTCGACCCGAAGCTGATCGACTGGGTGTCGCTGACACCGGAGCTGATCCTGCTCACCACCACGTTCGTGGTGCTGCTGACCGAGCCCTTCCTGCCGCGCAACAAGGTCTGGATCGTCAACCCGATCTCGATCATCGGTGTGCTCGGGTCGCTGGCCGCCGTCATCGGACTGGCCATCGACGGCACCGACCGCCGGTCGTTCGGCAACATGTTCGTCGTCGACAACTACGCGCTGCTGTTCAAGGGGTTCTTCCTGGCCGGTGGACTCCTGATCCTCCTGCTCAGCTGGCGGTACTTCCAGGAGATCCGCACCTACCAGGGTGAGTACTACTTCCTGCTGCTGGCCTCCTACGTCGGCATGCTGCTGATGCCGTCGGCGCGTGACCTCGTCATGGTCTTCATCGCGCTGGAGATCGTGTCGGTCCCCGGCTTCGTGATGGCGGGTCTGCGGAAGTTCGACCTGAAGTCCAACGAGGGTGCGCTGAAGTTCTTCCTCTTCGGGGTGCTGTCGGTGGCCGTCCTGCTGTTCGGCGCCTCGATCGTCTACGGCTTCACGGGGACCACAGACCTGGTCCTGCTGGGCGAGCGCCTCGGCGCCTTCGCCGGCGACCCGATGGTCCTGGCCGCGCTGCTGTTCGTGATCGTCGGCTTCGGCTTCAAGATCTCCGCGGTGCCGTTCCACTTCTGGGCCCCCGACACCTACGAGGGTGCACCGCTGCCGGTGACCGCCTTCCTGTCGGTGCTGTCCAAGGCCGCTGGTATGGCCGGCCTGCTGCAGGTCTGCTTCATCGCCTTCGAGCCGTTGGCCGACGTGTGGGCGCCGATCCTCGCGATCATCGCCATCGTCACGATGACGCTGGGCAACCTGACGGCGATGCAGCAGTCCAACATCGTCCGACTGCTGGCCTACTCCTCGGTGTCCACCGGTGGGTTCATCCTCGTCCCGTTCGGGATCGTCCAGACGGGCGCTGCCGACATCAACAGCCAGGCCTTCTCCGCGGTGATGGTCTACCTGCTCGTCTACTCGGTGATGAACATCGGGGCGTTCGCCGTGGTCACCGCGGTGGCCCGCACCCGCCCGGGCAAGCAGATCAGCGACTTCGCCGGGCTGGGCCTGACCCAGCCGGGGCTGGCCGTCCCGCTGACGTTGTTCCTGGTCGCCCTGACGGGCATCCCGCCGCTGGTCGGTTGGTACGCCAAGTTCGTCATCCTGCTGGCTGTCGCGCAGCCCCTCAACGCCATCGGTGTCGTGCTGGCCGCGGCGATCGTCGTCAACTCCGTGATCGGCGCCTTCTACTACCTGCGGGTCGCCCGCACCATGTGGATGGACGCCCCGCCGGAGGGTGCGGCGCGTGTCCGCCCCGGCGCCCCCCTGTGGGTCGCCATCGGTGGCCTCGCCGTGGCTGCCGTGGTCCTCGGCCTGCTGCCGCAGGCGTTCGCCGGGTTCGCCGAGATGTCGACGTTGGTCGCTGCCGGCAGCTAG
- a CDS encoding phosphatase PAP2 family protein encodes MFAGVAVEVVNSAAGSSELFDDVVLLVSTLDIFKAVAAIAVLIGVAHRRFGTLLDDRLTLVRGGVGLLVATMGVRVSQEFLPFRARPLMNDSLDLVTIGALDEGSLESLRTSSSFPSDHAALMAALVVLVWWIDRRAGWWLLGYSTLFVLLPRVYMGFHYPSDILVGAMAGAAITAFCLWLPVPASANDRALGWLRAHPSLSLAIGFVAAYSAATLFYDARGLLDLVQDIATGTAAEDVRTAGGPR; translated from the coding sequence GTGTTCGCTGGGGTAGCGGTCGAGGTCGTCAACAGCGCGGCCGGCTCCAGCGAGCTGTTCGACGACGTCGTCCTGCTCGTCTCGACGCTCGACATCTTCAAGGCCGTGGCGGCCATCGCCGTCCTGATCGGGGTGGCCCACCGCCGGTTCGGGACGTTGCTGGACGACCGCTTGACCCTCGTGCGCGGCGGCGTGGGGCTGCTGGTCGCGACCATGGGTGTGCGGGTCTCACAGGAGTTCCTGCCCTTCCGAGCCCGGCCCCTGATGAACGACTCCCTGGACCTCGTCACCATCGGTGCGCTGGACGAGGGGTCGCTGGAGTCGCTCCGGACCTCCAGCAGCTTCCCGAGCGACCATGCGGCCCTCATGGCGGCGCTCGTGGTGCTGGTGTGGTGGATCGACCGACGTGCTGGCTGGTGGCTGCTCGGGTACAGCACGCTGTTCGTGCTGCTGCCGAGGGTCTACATGGGATTCCACTATCCAAGCGACATCCTCGTGGGTGCCATGGCAGGTGCGGCGATCACGGCCTTCTGCCTGTGGCTCCCGGTGCCGGCGAGCGCCAACGACCGGGCGCTGGGTTGGCTGCGGGCCCATCCCTCGCTGTCGCTGGCCATCGGCTTCGTCGCGGCGTACTCGGCGGCAACGCTCTTCTACGACGCCCGTGGACTCCTCGACCTCGTGCAGGACATCGCCACCGGGACCGCTGCCGAGGACGTCCGCACCGCTGGCGGGCCCCGCTAG
- a CDS encoding M48 family metalloprotease: MLAVGSYFGGQGGLTIALVLALAMNVGSYWFSDKLAIRMARAVPADPTAYPWYHQMVGDLAARAGQPLPRLFVSPSPQPNAFATGRNPTNAAVCVNQGLIDILDREEMEGVLAHELSHVYNRDILIGSVAATLATAITFMARFGLFFGRGGRDREGGGLGAGILTIFLAPIAAMLIQFAVTRSRETQADTSGAELTGKPLALASALQKLDAGGRARARLGGTPAEASSAFQSLYISAPFGGMGGMGGLFRTHPKTEDRVANLHQIAQRMGQVG; this comes from the coding sequence ATGCTGGCCGTCGGGTCCTACTTCGGCGGTCAGGGGGGCCTGACGATCGCGCTGGTCCTCGCGCTGGCGATGAACGTCGGCTCCTACTGGTTCAGCGACAAGCTGGCCATCCGGATGGCCCGGGCCGTCCCGGCCGATCCCACCGCGTACCCGTGGTACCACCAGATGGTCGGTGACCTCGCTGCGCGTGCGGGCCAGCCGCTCCCCAGGCTCTTCGTGTCCCCGTCCCCACAGCCCAACGCCTTCGCGACCGGTCGCAACCCCACCAACGCGGCGGTCTGCGTCAACCAGGGGCTCATCGACATCCTCGACCGCGAGGAGATGGAGGGTGTCCTCGCCCACGAGCTGTCCCATGTCTACAACCGGGACATCCTCATCGGCTCGGTCGCAGCCACCCTGGCCACGGCGATCACGTTCATGGCCCGCTTCGGCCTGTTCTTCGGTCGTGGCGGTCGCGACCGAGAGGGTGGCGGCCTCGGCGCCGGCATCCTGACGATCTTCCTCGCCCCCATCGCCGCGATGTTGATCCAGTTCGCCGTGACCCGCAGCCGCGAGACCCAGGCCGACACCTCCGGTGCCGAGCTGACCGGCAAGCCGCTGGCGCTGGCGAGCGCCCTGCAGAAGCTCGACGCCGGTGGCCGTGCCCGCGCACGGCTCGGTGGCACGCCTGCCGAGGCGTCGTCGGCCTTCCAGTCCCTCTACATCTCCGCCCCCTTCGGCGGCATGGGCGGCATGGGTGGGCTGTTCCGCACCCACCCGAAGACGGAGGACCGCGTCGCGAACCTCCACCAGATCGCCCAGCGGATGGGCCAGGTCGGCTGA
- a CDS encoding YajQ family cyclic di-GMP-binding protein: MADSSFDVVAEVDRQEVDNALNQTSKELAQRFDFKGTGASIRWSGEDILIEANSEERVEAALDVLKTRMVKRKLSQKALDVGEVKPGSGGMYRLEISLVSGIPKDKAKEMVKLIKASKLKVTPSMQDEQIRVSSKSRDALQEVQALLRNNDQDLPLRFTNYK, encoded by the coding sequence ATGGCAGATTCCAGCTTTGACGTAGTGGCCGAGGTCGACCGCCAGGAGGTCGACAACGCGCTGAACCAGACCAGCAAGGAGCTCGCGCAGCGCTTCGACTTCAAGGGGACGGGCGCCAGCATCCGATGGTCCGGCGAGGACATCCTGATCGAAGCCAACAGCGAGGAGCGGGTCGAGGCCGCGCTCGACGTGCTCAAGACGCGGATGGTCAAGCGCAAGCTCAGCCAGAAGGCCCTGGACGTGGGTGAGGTCAAGCCGGGCTCGGGCGGCATGTACCGGCTGGAGATCTCCTTGGTGAGCGGCATCCCCAAGGACAAGGCCAAGGAGATGGTCAAGCTGATCAAGGCGTCGAAGCTGAAGGTGACCCCGTCGATGCAGGACGAGCAGATCCGGGTGAGCAGCAAGTCCCGCGACGCCCTGCAGGAGGTCCAGGCCCTGCTGCGCAACAACGATCAGGACCTTCCCCTTCGGTTCACGAACTACAAGTAG
- the tuf gene encoding elongation factor Tu → MAKATFERTKPHMNIGTIGHVDHGKTTLTAAITTVLAKNNPNVTASAFDMIDKAPEERERGITINVSHVEYETEKRHYAHVDAPGHADYVKNMITGAAQMDGAILVVSAADGPMPQTREHVLLARQVGVPNLVVALNKVDMVDDEELLELVELEVRELLSSYEFDGDECPVIPVSALKALEGDEAWEQNILDLMQAVDDFFPDPERDLDKPFLMPIEDVFSITGRGTVVTGRIEGGVVTVGDTIEIVGLKDTTSTTVTGVEMFRKLLNRGEAGDNVGVLLRGTKKDEVERGQVLAAPKSITPHTKFEAQVYILSKDEGGRHTPFFNNYRPQFYFRTTDVTGAVELPGGTEMVMPGDNTEMTVELIQPIAMDEGLRFAIREGGRTVGAGRVVKIIE, encoded by the coding sequence ATGGCTAAGGCAACGTTCGAGCGCACCAAGCCGCACATGAACATCGGCACGATCGGTCACGTCGACCATGGCAAGACCACGTTGACGGCGGCGATCACGACGGTGTTGGCCAAGAACAACCCGAACGTGACGGCGTCGGCGTTCGACATGATCGACAAGGCTCCGGAGGAGCGTGAGCGTGGTATCACGATCAACGTTTCTCATGTGGAGTACGAGACGGAGAAGCGTCACTACGCGCATGTGGATGCGCCGGGTCACGCGGACTACGTCAAGAACATGATCACGGGTGCGGCCCAGATGGATGGGGCGATCCTGGTGGTGTCGGCTGCTGATGGTCCGATGCCGCAGACGCGTGAGCACGTGCTGCTTGCCCGTCAGGTGGGTGTGCCGAACCTGGTGGTGGCGCTGAACAAGGTCGACATGGTCGATGACGAGGAGCTGCTGGAGCTGGTGGAGCTTGAGGTTCGTGAGCTGCTGTCCTCCTATGAGTTCGATGGTGATGAGTGCCCGGTCATCCCGGTGTCGGCGCTGAAGGCGCTGGAGGGTGATGAGGCGTGGGAGCAGAACATCCTTGACCTGATGCAGGCGGTGGATGACTTCTTCCCCGACCCCGAGCGTGACCTGGACAAGCCGTTCCTGATGCCGATCGAGGACGTGTTCTCCATCACGGGTCGTGGGACTGTGGTGACTGGTCGTATCGAGGGTGGTGTGGTCACGGTTGGTGACACCATCGAGATCGTCGGGTTGAAGGACACGACGTCGACGACGGTCACGGGTGTGGAGATGTTCCGCAAGCTGTTGAACCGTGGTGAGGCTGGCGACAACGTTGGTGTGTTGCTGCGTGGGACGAAGAAGGACGAGGTGGAGCGCGGGCAGGTGCTGGCGGCGCCGAAGTCGATCACGCCGCACACCAAGTTCGAGGCGCAGGTCTACATCCTGTCCAAGGACGAGGGTGGGCGTCACACGCCGTTCTTCAACAACTATCGTCCCCAGTTCTACTTCCGGACCACGGATGTGACTGGTGCGGTGGAGCTGCCTGGTGGGACCGAGATGGTGATGCCGGGTGACAACACCGAGATGACGGTTGAGCTGATCCAGCCCATCGCGATGGACGAGGGTCTGCGGTTTGCCATCCGTGAGGGTGGTCGGACCGTGGGTGCTGGCCGCGTCGTCAAGATCATCGAGTAA